In a genomic window of Mycolicibacillus parakoreensis:
- the modA gene encoding molybdate ABC transporter substrate-binding protein: MVAATALAGSTGCAPGAGAQTVVVYAAASLRPTFTEIADRFETEHRGAQVDFDFASAADLATQITQGAAADVFASADSAQMDKVVDGGLIEDGPIDFATNTLVIITAPGNPHRVGSFADLTKPGLAVVTSPPPMPCGVAIQRVEKATGIRLNPVSEEPDVEDVVNKVTTGQADAGLVNVTDAIAAGDKVTTVKFPEAVEAVNTYPIATVRGANKPELARAFVDAVTGEAGQKTLAAAGFGRP, translated from the coding sequence ATGGTCGCGGCGACGGCGCTGGCCGGCTCGACCGGGTGCGCTCCGGGCGCCGGGGCGCAGACCGTGGTGGTCTACGCCGCCGCGTCACTGCGCCCGACGTTCACCGAGATCGCGGATCGCTTCGAGACCGAACATCGCGGCGCCCAGGTGGATTTCGACTTCGCCAGCGCGGCGGATCTGGCGACCCAGATCACCCAGGGGGCGGCCGCCGATGTGTTCGCCTCCGCCGACTCCGCACAGATGGACAAGGTCGTCGATGGCGGGCTCATCGAGGACGGCCCGATCGATTTCGCGACCAACACGTTGGTGATCATCACCGCACCGGGCAATCCGCACCGGGTCGGCTCGTTCGCCGATCTGACCAAACCCGGCCTGGCGGTGGTGACCAGTCCCCCGCCGATGCCGTGCGGGGTGGCCATCCAACGCGTCGAGAAGGCCACCGGAATCCGGTTGAACCCGGTCAGTGAGGAGCCCGACGTCGAGGACGTGGTGAACAAGGTCACCACCGGCCAGGCCGACGCCGGGCTGGTCAACGTCACCGACGCGATCGCCGCCGGCGACAAGGTCACCACGGTGAAGTTTCCCGAGGCTGTCGAGGCGGTCAACACCTACCCGATCGCCACAGTGCGCGGCGCCAATAAGCCGGAGTTGGCGCGCGCCTTCGTCGACGCGGTAACCGGTGAGGCGGGCCAGAAGACCCTCGCCGCCGCCGGCTTCGGGCGTCCGTGA
- the narI gene encoding respiratory nitrate reductase subunit gamma — protein sequence MAAPNLAQIYWDVAPYVALTIAVVASWWRYRHDQFGWTSRSSQLYESRLLQIGSPMFHFGSLVVIMGHVIGLMVPEWVTEKFGLSDHMYHIQALALGLPAGIATLVGIGLLIYRRWTYLPVRKATTGSDKVMYVVLVCALVAGMACTLMGTTRYGEVHDYRQNVSVWFRSIYEFDPRGDLMIQAPLYFQVHVTIALLLIAMWPFTRLVHAFSAPVAYLFRPYIVYRSREPAPDGTVRGAAPPRRGW from the coding sequence GTGGCTGCTCCGAATCTTGCCCAGATCTACTGGGACGTCGCCCCCTATGTCGCACTGACCATCGCGGTGGTCGCCAGCTGGTGGCGCTACCGTCACGACCAGTTCGGCTGGACCTCCCGGTCGTCGCAGCTCTACGAATCGAGGCTGTTGCAGATCGGCAGCCCGATGTTCCACTTCGGCAGCCTGGTGGTGATCATGGGCCACGTCATCGGGTTGATGGTGCCCGAGTGGGTGACCGAGAAGTTCGGGCTCTCCGATCACATGTACCACATTCAGGCCCTGGCCCTGGGGTTGCCGGCCGGGATCGCCACCCTGGTGGGGATCGGTCTGCTGATCTACCGGCGGTGGACCTACCTTCCGGTGCGCAAGGCCACCACCGGCAGCGACAAGGTGATGTATGTGGTGTTGGTGTGCGCCCTGGTGGCGGGGATGGCCTGCACCCTGATGGGGACCACCCGCTACGGCGAGGTGCACGACTACCGGCAGAATGTCTCGGTGTGGTTCCGGTCGATCTACGAGTTCGATCCGCGCGGGGATCTGATGATCCAGGCGCCGTTGTATTTCCAGGTGCACGTCACGATCGCGCTGCTGCTGATCGCGATGTGGCCGTTCACCCGGTTGGTGCACGCGTTCAGCGCGCCGGTGGCCTACCTGTTCCGCCCCTACATCGTCTACCGCAGCCGCGAGCCCGCACCCGACGGGACGGTGCGCGGCGCCGCACCCCCGCGGCGCGGCTGGTAG
- a CDS encoding nitrate reductase subunit alpha translates to MTSAPQIGGPLEELLERSGRFFTPGVFSDDLRTVTRRGGRDADVFYRDRWSHDKVVRSTHGVNCTGSCSWKIFVKDGIITWENQATDYPSVGPDRPEYEPRGCPRGASFSWYSYSPTRVRYPYARGLLVEMFREAKARLGDPVRAWEDIQADPQRRRRYQRARGKGGLVRVSWAEATEMIAAAHVHTIKTYGPDRVAGFSPIPAMSMVSYAAGSRFFELIGAPMTSFYDWYADLPVASPQVFGDQTDVPESGDWWDAAYLVMWGSNVPITRTPDAHWMAEVRYRGTKVVSVSPDYADNTKFADEWIPCAAGTDGALAMAMGHVILTEHYVRKPVPFFLDYSRRYTDLPFLIKLEQRGDDLVPGKNLTAADLGGETARLQNAAFKPALLDESTDTVMIPRGSLGFRYGDEGVGQWNLDLGAVSPALSVGGQTPGETATVTLPSFDTVNGEGTTVQRGVPVRRVGDHLVCTVFDLTLAQYGVARPGLPGRWPTGYDDPDHPNTPAWQEPITGVSAAQAVRIAKEFAHSSEESGGRSMIIMGSGICQWFHGDATYRAVLALLMLTGSMGRNGGGWAHYVGQEKVRPLTGFQTMAMATDWVRPPRQVPGASYWYAHTDQWRYDSYGADKLTSPLGRGQFRDKHTMDLLAASTAMGWSPFYPQFDKSSLDVADEAHAAGRDVGEYVAEQLARRDLRLAVTDPDNPVNWPRVLTVWRANLIGSSGKGSEYFLQHLLGTESNLLGSAPTDGVRPRDVVCDGEIPEGKLDLLMSIDFRMTSTTLVSDVVLPAATWYEKADLSSTDMHPYVHSFSAATDPPWETRSDFDAFGAIARAFSAMAKQHLGTRTDVVLTALSHDTADAMAYPDGTENNWLTTGETPIPGTTMPKVTAVERDYTAIYDKWRTLGPLVDELGMTLKGYTVFPDEEVEEMAARFGVMDSGPGQGRPAITTAKQMCDVLLLLSGTTNGRLAVEGFRALELRTGQRLAHLAEGSEERRISYADTQARPVPVITSPEWSGSETGGRRYAPFTINIENLKPFHTLTGRMHFYLAHDWVEELGEHLPVYRPPLDMARLFDTPELGATGADGIGLTVRYLTPHSKWSFHSTYQDNLYMLSLSRGGPTMWMSPGDAAKIAVRDNDWVEAVNVNGVFVCRAIVSQRMPEGVVFVYHVQERTVDTPRTETTGKRGGNHNSLTRVRVKPSHLAGGYGQHAFAFNYMGPTGNQRDEVTVVRRRSQEVRY, encoded by the coding sequence GTGACCAGTGCCCCGCAGATCGGCGGCCCGCTCGAGGAGTTGCTGGAACGCAGCGGCCGGTTCTTCACCCCGGGCGTGTTCTCCGACGACCTGCGCACCGTGACCCGGCGCGGGGGCCGTGACGCCGACGTCTTCTACCGCGACCGGTGGAGCCACGACAAGGTCGTGCGCTCCACCCACGGGGTCAACTGCACCGGGTCGTGCTCGTGGAAGATCTTCGTCAAGGACGGCATCATCACCTGGGAGAACCAGGCCACCGACTATCCCTCGGTCGGGCCGGACCGGCCCGAATACGAACCGCGCGGCTGCCCGCGCGGCGCCTCGTTCTCCTGGTACTCCTACTCGCCGACCCGGGTGCGCTACCCCTATGCGCGCGGCCTGCTGGTGGAGATGTTCCGGGAGGCCAAGGCCCGCCTCGGCGACCCGGTGCGCGCCTGGGAGGACATCCAGGCCGACCCGCAGCGCCGGCGGCGCTATCAGCGCGCCCGCGGCAAGGGCGGTCTGGTGCGGGTCAGCTGGGCCGAAGCCACCGAGATGATCGCCGCCGCCCACGTGCACACGATCAAGACCTACGGGCCCGACCGGGTCGCCGGATTCTCCCCGATCCCGGCGATGTCGATGGTCTCCTACGCCGCCGGTTCCCGCTTCTTCGAGCTGATCGGCGCGCCGATGACCTCGTTCTACGATTGGTACGCCGACCTGCCGGTGGCCTCCCCGCAGGTCTTCGGCGATCAGACCGACGTCCCCGAGTCCGGGGACTGGTGGGACGCCGCCTATCTGGTGATGTGGGGATCCAACGTCCCGATCACCCGCACCCCGGACGCGCACTGGATGGCCGAGGTCCGCTACCGCGGCACCAAGGTGGTCTCGGTCAGTCCCGACTACGCCGACAACACCAAGTTCGCCGACGAGTGGATTCCGTGCGCGGCCGGCACCGACGGGGCCCTGGCGATGGCCATGGGCCATGTGATCCTCACCGAACACTATGTGCGCAAACCGGTTCCGTTCTTCTTGGACTACTCGCGCCGGTACACCGATCTGCCGTTTCTGATCAAACTCGAGCAGCGCGGCGACGATCTGGTTCCGGGAAAGAACCTCACCGCCGCTGACCTCGGCGGTGAAACGGCCCGCCTGCAGAACGCCGCGTTCAAACCGGCGCTGCTCGACGAATCCACCGACACGGTCATGATCCCGCGCGGCTCGCTGGGTTTCCGCTACGGTGACGAGGGGGTCGGCCAGTGGAACCTCGACCTCGGCGCGGTGTCCCCGGCGCTCAGCGTCGGCGGGCAGACCCCCGGGGAGACCGCGACCGTGACGTTGCCCAGCTTCGACACGGTCAACGGCGAGGGCACCACCGTGCAGCGCGGCGTCCCGGTGCGGCGCGTCGGTGATCACTTGGTGTGCACCGTGTTCGACTTGACCCTGGCCCAGTACGGGGTGGCTCGGCCGGGCCTGCCCGGCCGGTGGCCGACCGGTTACGACGACCCCGACCATCCGAACACCCCGGCGTGGCAGGAGCCGATCACCGGGGTGTCGGCCGCCCAAGCGGTCCGGATCGCCAAGGAATTCGCCCACAGTTCCGAGGAGTCCGGCGGTCGTTCGATGATCATCATGGGCAGCGGGATCTGCCAGTGGTTCCACGGTGACGCCACCTACCGTGCGGTGCTGGCGCTGCTGATGCTCACCGGGTCGATGGGCCGCAACGGCGGCGGTTGGGCGCACTACGTCGGTCAGGAGAAAGTCCGGCCGCTGACCGGGTTTCAGACCATGGCGATGGCCACCGACTGGGTGCGCCCGCCCCGACAGGTGCCCGGCGCCTCCTACTGGTACGCCCACACCGACCAGTGGCGCTACGACTCCTACGGTGCGGACAAGCTGACCAGCCCGTTGGGGCGCGGGCAGTTCCGCGACAAACACACGATGGACCTGCTGGCCGCCTCCACGGCGATGGGCTGGAGCCCGTTCTATCCGCAGTTCGACAAGTCCAGCCTCGACGTCGCCGACGAGGCCCACGCCGCCGGCCGCGACGTCGGCGAGTACGTCGCCGAGCAACTCGCACGCCGCGACCTGCGGCTGGCGGTCACCGATCCGGACAACCCGGTCAACTGGCCCCGGGTGCTCACGGTGTGGCGGGCCAACCTGATCGGATCGTCGGGCAAGGGCAGCGAGTACTTCCTGCAGCACCTGCTGGGCACCGAGTCCAACCTGCTGGGCAGCGCCCCCACCGACGGGGTGCGCCCCCGCGACGTGGTCTGCGACGGTGAGATCCCCGAAGGAAAACTCGATCTGCTGATGTCGATCGACTTTCGGATGACCTCGACCACGTTGGTCTCCGACGTGGTGCTGCCGGCGGCGACCTGGTACGAGAAGGCCGACCTGTCCAGCACCGACATGCACCCGTATGTGCACTCGTTCTCCGCGGCGACCGACCCGCCGTGGGAGACCCGCAGCGACTTCGACGCGTTCGGGGCGATCGCGCGGGCGTTCAGCGCGATGGCCAAACAGCATCTGGGCACCCGCACCGACGTGGTGCTCACCGCCTTGTCCCACGACACCGCCGACGCGATGGCCTACCCGGACGGCACCGAGAACAACTGGCTGACCACCGGCGAGACCCCGATCCCGGGTACGACGATGCCCAAGGTCACCGCGGTGGAACGCGACTACACCGCGATCTACGACAAGTGGCGCACCCTCGGCCCGCTCGTCGACGAACTGGGTATGACGCTGAAGGGCTACACCGTGTTTCCCGACGAAGAGGTCGAGGAGATGGCCGCACGTTTCGGGGTGATGGATTCCGGGCCCGGACAAGGACGCCCGGCGATCACCACCGCCAAGCAGATGTGCGATGTGCTGCTGTTGCTGTCGGGCACCACCAACGGGCGCCTGGCGGTCGAGGGGTTCCGCGCCCTGGAACTGCGCACGGGTCAGCGGCTGGCCCACCTGGCCGAGGGCAGCGAGGAACGGCGCATCAGCTACGCCGACACCCAGGCGCGCCCGGTGCCGGTGATCACCAGCCCGGAGTGGTCGGGCAGCGAGACCGGGGGCCGGCGCTACGCCCCGTTCACGATCAACATCGAAAACCTCAAACCGTTCCACACCCTGACCGGCCGGATGCATTTCTACCTCGCCCACGACTGGGTCGAGGAACTCGGTGAGCACCTGCCGGTCTACCGCCCGCCGCTGGACATGGCGCGGCTGTTCGACACCCCCGAACTCGGTGCGACCGGCGCCGACGGGATCGGTCTGACGGTGCGCTACCTCACCCCGCACTCGAAATGGTCGTTCCACTCCACCTATCAGGACAACCTGTACATGTTGTCGCTGTCACGGGGTGGGCCCACCATGTGGATGAGCCCCGGCGACGCGGCGAAGATCGCGGTGCGCGACAACGACTGGGTGGAGGCGGTCAACGTCAACGGGGTGTTCGTGTGCCGGGCGATCGTGTCCCAGCGCATGCCCGAGGGCGTGGTCTTCGTCTACCACGTCCAGGAACGCACCGTGGACACCCCGCGCACCGAGACCACCGGAAAGCGGGGCGGCAACCACAATTCGCTCACCCGGGTGCGGGTCAAACCGAGCCACCTGGCCGGCGGATACGGCCAACACGCGTTCGCCTTCAACTACATGGGGCCCACCGGAAACCAACGCGACGAGGTGACGGTCGTGCGTCGCCGCAGCCAGGAGGTGCGTTACTGA
- the gnd gene encoding phosphogluconate dehydrogenase (NAD(+)-dependent, decarboxylating), translating into MQLGMIGLGRMGANLVRRVMRAGHECVVYDRNVDAVHDLAAEGALGADSVGDLKAKLSAPRAVWVMVPAGSVTDSVIDELAATLDAGDIVIDGGNSYYRDDIRHAEQLRERGIHLLDCGTSGGVWGLERGYSLMVGGDAEAFGTVEPVFAALAPGVQAAERTPGRDGDATPAEHGYLHCGPTGAGHFVKMVHNGIEYGMMAAISEGLNILHRADIGATRAASGDAETAPMTNPEFYRYDLDLPAIAEVWRRGSVIGSWLVDLTAAALVESPDLDAFAGRVSDSGEGRWTAIAAIEEGVPAPVITAALGSRFSSRDLDEFADKALSAMRKQFGGHDEKPAAGL; encoded by the coding sequence ATGCAGTTGGGGATGATCGGTCTGGGCCGGATGGGCGCCAACCTGGTGCGCCGGGTGATGCGCGCCGGACACGAGTGCGTCGTCTACGACCGCAACGTCGACGCGGTGCACGATCTCGCTGCCGAGGGGGCGCTGGGCGCGGACTCGGTCGGTGATCTCAAGGCGAAACTGTCTGCACCCCGGGCGGTCTGGGTGATGGTGCCCGCCGGGTCGGTCACCGACTCGGTCATCGACGAGCTGGCCGCCACCCTCGACGCCGGCGACATCGTCATCGACGGCGGCAACTCCTACTACCGCGACGACATCCGGCACGCCGAGCAGTTGCGTGAGCGCGGCATCCACCTGCTCGACTGCGGCACCAGCGGCGGGGTGTGGGGACTGGAGCGCGGCTACAGCCTGATGGTCGGCGGCGACGCCGAGGCGTTCGGCACCGTCGAGCCGGTCTTCGCCGCGCTGGCCCCCGGTGTGCAGGCCGCCGAGCGCACCCCCGGGCGCGACGGGGACGCCACCCCCGCCGAGCACGGCTACCTGCACTGTGGGCCCACCGGTGCCGGGCACTTCGTCAAGATGGTGCACAACGGCATCGAGTACGGGATGATGGCCGCGATCTCTGAAGGCCTGAACATCTTGCACCGCGCCGACATCGGCGCCACCCGCGCAGCCAGCGGCGATGCCGAGACCGCCCCGATGACCAACCCGGAGTTCTACCGTTACGACCTGGATCTGCCGGCGATCGCCGAGGTGTGGCGCCGCGGCAGCGTGATCGGCTCCTGGCTGGTCGATCTCACCGCGGCCGCCCTGGTCGAGTCGCCGGACCTCGACGCCTTCGCCGGGCGGGTCTCCGACTCCGGGGAGGGCCGCTGGACGGCGATCGCCGCCATCGAGGAGGGTGTGCCCGCACCGGTGATCACCGCCGCGCTGGGTTCGCGGTTCTCCTCCCGCGACCTCGACGAGTTCGCCGACAAGGCACTCTCGGCGATGCGCAAACAGTTCGGCGGGCACGACGAGAAACCGGCAGCCGGGCTGTGA
- the narJ gene encoding nitrate reductase molybdenum cofactor assembly chaperone, with amino-acid sequence MRLLARAKRSTLRDRAVWQAASLLLAYPDEQHAERLDTVASLLEHLDGKPAELLRRTLSALRAADPITAATDYVDTFDMRRRATLYLTYWTAGDTRNRGMAMLAFSTAYRRAGVEPPRKEGPDYLPVVLEFAATVDAEAGRRLLVANRMPIDVLATALAAAGSPYTHTIAAVAATLPAVTDQQVQRARELVEAGPPTESVGLHPFSLTVPPREGG; translated from the coding sequence ATGAGGTTGCTGGCCCGCGCCAAACGCTCGACGCTGCGCGACCGGGCGGTCTGGCAGGCCGCCTCGCTGTTGTTGGCCTATCCCGACGAGCAGCACGCCGAACGGCTCGACACCGTGGCGAGTCTGCTGGAGCACCTCGACGGCAAACCGGCGGAGTTGTTGCGCCGCACCCTGAGCGCGCTGCGCGCCGCCGACCCGATCACCGCGGCCACCGACTACGTCGACACCTTCGACATGCGCCGTCGCGCCACCCTGTACCTGACCTATTGGACCGCCGGGGACACCCGCAACCGGGGGATGGCGATGTTGGCGTTCTCCACCGCCTACCGGCGCGCCGGGGTGGAGCCGCCCCGCAAGGAGGGCCCCGACTACCTGCCGGTGGTGCTGGAGTTCGCCGCCACCGTCGACGCCGAGGCCGGACGCCGGCTGCTGGTCGCCAACCGGATGCCCATCGACGTGCTCGCCACGGCACTGGCCGCTGCCGGATCGCCGTACACCCACACCATCGCCGCGGTGGCCGCGACCCTTCCCGCGGTCACCGACCAGCAGGTGCAGCGGGCGCGCGAGTTGGTGGAGGCCGGCCCGCCGACCGAGTCGGTGGGTCTGCACCCCTTCTCGCTGACCGTTCCGCCCCGTGAGGGAGGTTGA
- a CDS encoding glucose-6-phosphate dehydrogenase: protein MSTSEPADLLVIFGITGDLARKMTFRALYRLERRKLLDCPILGVASDDIGTAELVSQAREAITATGEDLDDAVFARLAERLSYLSGDVTDDALYHRLAQKMGQARRPLFYLEMPPSLFGPIVEHLGAAGLVDRARVAVEKPFGHDLASARELNARLHRVLAEEQILRVDHFLGKEPVIELEYLRFANLALAEIWDRRSVSAVQITMAEDFGVEDRGSFYDAVGALRDVVQNHLLQVLALVAMEPPTSADGDELRDKKVEVFRAIPPIDVAHYVRGQYDGYADVPGVADGSQTETFTALRLEIDNWRWAGVPVFLRAGKALPERVTEVRLVLRRTPRLAFLPHPTRVAPNQIVLRIDPDPGLQVQLSALAGDTLRPVPLQSLFSEQLGEPLRPYERLLHNALTGDRALFARQDAVEETWRIVQPLLDAPPPVHRYPRGSWGPPAAGDLLHGHLGWQPPWL, encoded by the coding sequence GTGAGCACCTCCGAGCCGGCCGATCTGCTGGTGATCTTCGGGATCACCGGCGATCTGGCACGCAAGATGACCTTCCGGGCGCTGTACCGGCTGGAGCGCCGCAAGCTGTTGGACTGCCCGATCCTGGGGGTGGCCTCCGACGACATCGGCACCGCGGAACTGGTGTCGCAGGCCCGGGAGGCGATCACCGCCACCGGTGAGGACCTCGACGACGCCGTGTTCGCGCGCCTCGCCGAGCGGCTGTCCTACCTGTCCGGCGACGTCACCGACGACGCGCTCTACCACCGGCTGGCCCAAAAGATGGGCCAGGCCCGCCGGCCGCTGTTCTACCTGGAGATGCCGCCGTCGCTGTTCGGCCCGATCGTGGAGCACCTGGGCGCCGCCGGGCTGGTGGACCGGGCGCGGGTGGCGGTGGAGAAACCGTTCGGCCACGACTTGGCGTCGGCACGCGAACTCAACGCCCGGCTGCACCGGGTGCTCGCCGAGGAGCAGATCCTGCGGGTGGATCACTTCCTGGGCAAGGAGCCGGTGATCGAACTGGAGTATCTGCGCTTCGCCAACCTGGCGCTCGCCGAGATCTGGGACCGGCGCAGCGTGTCGGCGGTGCAGATCACCATGGCCGAGGATTTCGGGGTCGAGGACCGCGGCAGTTTCTACGACGCGGTGGGGGCGCTGCGCGACGTGGTGCAAAACCACCTGCTGCAGGTGTTGGCGCTGGTAGCGATGGAACCGCCCACCAGCGCCGACGGTGATGAGTTGCGGGACAAGAAGGTCGAGGTGTTCCGTGCCATCCCGCCGATCGACGTCGCCCACTACGTGCGCGGACAGTACGACGGCTACGCCGACGTGCCCGGGGTGGCCGACGGGTCGCAGACCGAGACGTTCACCGCGCTGCGCCTGGAGATCGACAACTGGCGCTGGGCGGGGGTGCCGGTCTTCCTGCGCGCCGGCAAGGCGCTGCCCGAGCGGGTCACCGAGGTGCGACTCGTGTTGCGCCGCACCCCCCGACTGGCGTTTCTGCCGCATCCCACCCGGGTGGCGCCCAACCAGATCGTGCTGCGCATCGACCCCGACCCGGGTCTGCAGGTGCAGCTCTCCGCGCTGGCCGGCGACACCCTGCGCCCGGTCCCGCTTCAGAGCCTCTTCTCCGAGCAGCTCGGCGAACCGCTGCGGCCCTACGAGCGGCTGCTGCACAACGCCCTCACCGGCGACCGGGCGCTGTTCGCCCGCCAGGACGCGGTCGAGGAGACCTGGCGGATCGTGCAACCGCTGCTCGATGCGCCGCCGCCGGTGCACCGCTATCCGCGGGGCTCCTGGGGGCCGCCGGCGGCGGGCGATCTGCTGCACGGCCACCTCGGCTGGCAGCCGCCGTGGCTTTAG
- the narH gene encoding nitrate reductase subunit beta codes for MKVMAQMAMVMNLDKCIGCHTCSVTCKQAWTNREGTEYVWFNNVETRPGVGYPRTYEDQEKWRGGWIRDKKGRLRLRDGGRLAKLARIFANPRLPGIEDYYEPWTYDYENLTSAPLSDTFPVAPPRSQISGEPMKKIEWGPNWDDNLAGSSEILADDPILKKISDGVKSQLEETFMFYLPRICEHCLNPSCVASCPSGAMYKREEDGIVLVDQDKCRGWRMCVSGCPYKKVYFNHKTGKAEKCTFCYPRIEVGLPTICSETCVGRLRYIGLVLYDADRVLEAASVEDDKHLYEAQCGVFLDPNDPQVIAGARAEGISEEWIDAAQRSPIYALINTYKVALPLHPEYRTMPMVWYVPPLSPVVDAVSRGGHDGEDLGNLFGALDALRIPVEYLAELFSAGDTAVIENVLRRLAGMRSYMRDINLGRETQPHIPASVGMTEEQMYQMYRLLAIAKYDERYVIPTAYQAQAHDLEHLGCSLDTDGGPGMYESGSSGSVVSAESFHLLKDRGDHGDGTGRVDLLTWNGDGIPPGMFPNRESS; via the coding sequence ATGAAGGTCATGGCGCAGATGGCGATGGTGATGAACCTCGACAAATGCATTGGCTGCCACACCTGTTCGGTCACCTGCAAACAGGCGTGGACCAACCGTGAAGGCACCGAATACGTCTGGTTCAACAACGTCGAGACCCGCCCCGGTGTCGGCTATCCGCGCACCTATGAGGACCAGGAGAAGTGGCGCGGCGGCTGGATCCGGGACAAGAAGGGAAGGCTGCGTCTGCGTGACGGCGGCAGGCTGGCCAAACTCGCGCGGATTTTCGCCAACCCCCGGCTGCCCGGGATCGAGGACTACTACGAGCCGTGGACCTACGACTACGAGAACCTCACCTCGGCGCCGCTGAGCGACACCTTCCCGGTCGCGCCGCCGCGCAGCCAGATCAGCGGCGAGCCGATGAAGAAGATCGAGTGGGGCCCCAACTGGGATGACAACCTGGCCGGCTCCTCGGAGATCCTGGCCGACGATCCGATCCTGAAGAAGATCAGCGACGGGGTGAAGTCGCAACTCGAAGAGACCTTCATGTTCTACCTGCCGCGCATCTGCGAGCACTGCCTCAACCCGTCGTGTGTGGCGTCCTGCCCGTCGGGGGCGATGTACAAACGCGAAGAGGACGGCATCGTGCTCGTCGACCAGGACAAATGCCGGGGCTGGCGGATGTGCGTGTCGGGATGTCCCTACAAGAAGGTGTATTTCAACCACAAGACCGGCAAGGCCGAGAAGTGCACGTTCTGTTATCCGCGTATCGAGGTGGGGCTGCCGACGATCTGCAGCGAGACCTGCGTGGGGCGGTTGCGCTACATCGGGTTGGTCCTCTACGACGCCGACCGGGTGCTGGAGGCGGCCTCGGTCGAAGACGACAAGCACCTCTACGAGGCGCAGTGCGGGGTGTTCCTGGATCCGAACGACCCGCAGGTGATCGCCGGGGCACGCGCCGAAGGCATCTCCGAGGAGTGGATCGACGCCGCACAGCGTTCCCCGATCTACGCGCTGATCAACACCTACAAGGTGGCGCTACCGCTGCACCCGGAGTACCGGACCATGCCGATGGTCTGGTACGTGCCGCCGCTGTCGCCGGTGGTCGACGCGGTCAGCCGCGGCGGCCACGACGGAGAGGATCTGGGCAACCTGTTCGGCGCTCTCGACGCGCTGCGCATCCCCGTGGAGTACCTGGCGGAGTTGTTCTCCGCCGGGGACACCGCGGTCATCGAGAACGTGCTGCGTCGACTGGCGGGAATGCGCTCCTACATGCGCGACATCAACCTGGGCCGCGAAACCCAGCCGCACATCCCGGCGTCGGTCGGAATGACCGAAGAGCAGATGTACCAGATGTACCGGCTGTTGGCGATCGCGAAATACGATGAGCGCTACGTCATTCCGACGGCCTACCAGGCACAGGCCCACGACCTGGAGCACCTGGGCTGTTCGCTGGACACCGACGGGGGCCCCGGCATGTACGAATCGGGCTCGTCGGGATCGGTGGTCTCCGCGGAGAGTTTCCATCTGCTCAAGGACCGCGGTGACCACGGCGACGGCACCGGTCGGGTGGACCTGCTCACCTGGAACGGAGACGGCATCCCGCCGGGGATGTTCCCGAACCGGGAGTCGTCATGA